Proteins encoded within one genomic window of Panicum virgatum strain AP13 chromosome 1N, P.virgatum_v5, whole genome shotgun sequence:
- the LOC120654525 gene encoding uncharacterized protein LOC120654525, whose protein sequence is MITMKEKNAFQACVPFVLWNYINTGPLASCKHTRTHSGCPFLGPKMGASFSAFNKFGLPGLSTATTKQVYERHFKNKKTGKFEEFHIAYIEFCKYFNTVMPGQDFDTPSLEKIQEFYAKEWEPEKNEDTRKELFFKFMKENVKEATVDDSFFIAAGIAAPVAAVIGKRASGHIPYVKSLRLDMVPNVVFVPVVTLFGIMGATAWQMSSKSAAAKEEEAKEDEKRAAEQRKDKAS, encoded by the exons ATGATAACAATGAAGGAAAAGAATGCATTCCAAGCTTGCGTGCCTTTTGTTCTGTGGAACTATATAAACACTGGCCCCCTTGCATCTTGTAAGCACACACGGACACACTCTGGTTGCCCTTTTCTTGGACCAAAGATGGGTGCCTCCTTCAGTGCCTTCAACAAATTTG GACTCCCAGGGCTGAGCACGGCAACTACCAAGCAAGTTTATGAACGACatttcaagaacaagaagactGGCAAGTTTGAGGAGTTCCATATTGCTTATATCGAGTTCTGCAA GTATTTCAACACTGTAATGCCCGGTCAAGATTTCGACACTCCATCACTCGAAAAGATTCAG GAATTTTATGCGAAGGAGTGGGAGCCGGAGAAGAACGAGGATACAAGGAAGGAATTGTTTttcaagttcatgaaggagaATGTCAAGGAAGCGACGGTGGACGACAGCTTCTTCATCGCGGCAGGAATCGCCGCACCTGTGGCGGCCGTCATCGGCAAGAGGGCCAGCGGGCACATCCCCTACGTCAAGAGCCTGAGGCTGGACATGGTCCCCAACGTCGTCTTCGTGCCGGTGGTCACGCTCTTCGGCATTATGGGAGCCACCGCGTGGCAGATGAGCAGCAAGAGCGCCGCGGCCAAGGAAGAGGAGGCCAAGGAAGACGAGAAGCGCGCAGCGGAGCAGCGCAAGGATAAGGCGTCTTAG